The following coding sequences are from one Salvia hispanica cultivar TCC Black 2014 chromosome 3, UniMelb_Shisp_WGS_1.0, whole genome shotgun sequence window:
- the LOC125215454 gene encoding protein DETOXIFICATION 14-like, which produces MAMEAEVPLLNHNDANRWRKLGEDMKRVNLIALPMIVVTLSQYLQRTSPLFMLGHLGELSLSSASIATSFSNVTGFSLLFGMSSALETLCGQAYGAKQLQRVGTFTCGAILCLFIVCLPVCVLWIYTEELLIFVGQDPLISAEAGKFTIYLIPALFPYAILQSLIRYLQAQSLILPMLWTSLLSLFSQLLLCWAFLFKFNLGNPGAAFSIAISCWFNVVLLLLYVKYSPACDKTRASFSMDVLLTMWDFFRFAVPSAVMVCLEWWSFELVILLSGLLPNPQLATSILSIGFAVTSLHYYIPYSFGAAASTLVSNELGAGKPEGARAAVYAVLVLAVAEFLIASATMYSCRGILGYAFSGEKEVVDGVKTMVPLLCLSTIMDSAQGVLSGVARGSGWQHIGAYVNLGSYYIVGIPVALVMGFVLDFKGNGLWSGLVAGATVQSISLSLITSLTNWDKQAREARERVFSQKIPVDH; this is translated from the exons ATGGCAATGGAGGCGGAGGTACCTCTACTCAATCACAATGATGCTAACCGTTGGCGGAAATTGGGCGAAGATATGAAGCGTGTGAATCTGATCGCGCTGCCCATGATAGTTGTGACGTTATCTCAGTACCTTCAGCGCACCTCCCCATTGTTCATGTTAGGCCATTTAGGcgaactctctctctctagcgCCTCCATCGCCACCTCTTTCTCCAATGTCACCGGGTTCAGCTTACTC TTCGGAATGTCTAGCGCTTTGGAGACTCTATGTGGGCAGGCTTACGGCGCGAAGCAGCTGCAGAGAGTTGGGACTTTCACTTGTGGCGCTATCCTGTGTCTGTTTATTGTGTGCCTCCCTGTTTGCGTGCTTTGGATTTACACGGAGGAGTTGCTTATATTTGTGGGGCAGGATCCTTTGATTTCAGCTGAAGCTGGAAAGTTCACCATTTATCTCATCCCTGCGCTCTTTCCTTACGCTATTCTGCAGTCCCTCATTCGTTACCTGCAGGCGCAGAGTTTAATCCTCCCCATGCTCTGGACCTCATTACTCTCCCTCTTCTCCCAGTTGCTCCTCTGCTGGGCTTTTCTGTTCAAGTTCAATCTTGGAAACCCTGGGGCCGCCTTCTCCATTGCCATATCCTGTTGGTTTAACGTTGTTTTGCTTCTGCTTTATGTCAAATATTCACCTGCCTGTGACAAAACTCGTGCTTCCTTTTCCATGGATGTTCTTCTCACCATGTGGGACTTCTTTCGCTTTGCTGTCCCGTCCGCTGTAATGGTCTG TTTGGAGTGGTGGTCGTTCGAGCTAGTCATATTGCTCTCAGGACTGTTGCCAAATCCACAGCTGGCCACATCCATTCTTTCTATAGG TTTTGCCGTTACTTCACTGCACTATTACATACCCTACTCTTTTGGTGCTGCTGCAAG CACCTTGGTGTCGAACGAGCTTGGAGCAGGGAAGCCAGAGGGAGCTCGAGCTGCTGTGTATGCAGTGCTAGTGTTGGCGGTAGCAGAGTTCCTGATAGCCAGCGCGACCATGTACTCGTGCCGCGGTATTTTAGGGTATGCATTTAGTGGGGAGAAAGAAGTGGTTGATGGCGTGAAAACAATGGTTCCTCTGCTTTGCCTGTCTACCATCATGGATAGCGCACAGGGAGTGCTTTCAGGAGTGGCGAGAGGAAGCGGATGGCAGCACATAGGGGCGTACGTGAATCTTGGGTCATACTATATAGTTGGGATCCCGGTGGCTTTGGTGATGGGGTTTGTGTTGGACTTTAAGGGGAATGGTCTTTGGAGTGGATTGGTAGCAGGGGCAACTGTGCAGTCTATCTCACTTTCTCTCATTACATCTCTCACAAATTGGGACAAACAG GCAAGGGAGGCTAGAGAAAGagttttttctcaaaaaattcCAGTGGACCATTAA